A DNA window from Mycolicibacter terrae contains the following coding sequences:
- a CDS encoding dihydroorotase, producing MSVLIRGVRCYGEGDRVDVLVEDGQIAEIGADLGVRAADALVDAPGQVLLPGFVDLHTHLREPGREYAEDIETGSAAAALGGYTAVFAMANTTPVADSPVVTDHVWARGQQVGLVDVHPVGAVTVGLDGTQLTEMGMMAAGTAGVRMFSDDGVCVADPLVMRRALEYATGLGVLIAQHAEEPRLTVGSVAHEGPNAARLGLSGWPRVAEESIVARDALLARDAGARLHICHASTAGTVEILKWAKAQGISVTAEVTPHHLMLDDGRLADYNGRNRVNPPLREAADAAALRRALADGVIDCVATDHAPHAEHEKTCEFAAARPGMLGLQTALSVVVATMVEPGLLTWRDVARVMSERPAEIVGLPDQGRPLEVGEPANLTVVDPQARWVVTGEQLASRSANTPYEAMTLPATVTATLLRGRLTARDGKSPA from the coding sequence ATGAGCGTGCTGATCCGCGGGGTGCGGTGCTACGGCGAGGGTGATCGCGTCGATGTGCTGGTCGAAGACGGCCAGATCGCCGAGATCGGTGCCGACCTGGGCGTGCGCGCCGCAGATGCCCTAGTGGATGCGCCCGGCCAGGTGCTGCTGCCCGGCTTCGTGGACCTGCACACCCATCTGCGCGAACCGGGTCGCGAGTACGCCGAGGACATCGAAACCGGGTCGGCGGCAGCGGCTCTCGGTGGGTACACCGCGGTGTTCGCGATGGCCAACACCACGCCGGTCGCCGACTCTCCGGTGGTCACCGACCACGTCTGGGCGCGCGGGCAGCAGGTCGGCCTGGTCGATGTGCACCCGGTCGGCGCCGTCACCGTCGGACTCGATGGAACACAGCTGACCGAGATGGGCATGATGGCCGCCGGCACCGCGGGTGTCCGGATGTTCTCCGACGACGGTGTGTGCGTGGCCGATCCACTGGTGATGCGGCGCGCGCTGGAATACGCCACCGGCCTGGGGGTGTTGATCGCCCAGCATGCGGAGGAGCCCCGATTGACCGTGGGCTCGGTCGCCCATGAGGGGCCCAACGCCGCCCGGCTGGGACTGTCGGGCTGGCCGCGCGTCGCCGAGGAGTCGATCGTGGCCCGTGACGCGCTGCTGGCCCGCGACGCCGGCGCCCGCCTGCACATCTGCCACGCGTCTACCGCAGGGACGGTGGAGATCCTCAAATGGGCTAAGGCACAGGGGATCTCGGTGACCGCCGAAGTCACACCGCATCATCTGATGCTCGATGACGGCCGGCTGGCCGACTACAACGGGCGCAACCGGGTCAACCCGCCGCTGCGCGAGGCCGCCGACGCGGCCGCGCTGCGCCGGGCACTGGCCGACGGCGTCATCGACTGTGTGGCCACCGACCACGCCCCGCACGCCGAGCACGAGAAGACCTGCGAGTTCGCTGCCGCCCGGCCCGGGATGCTCGGGCTGCAGACCGCTCTGTCGGTGGTGGTGGCCACCATGGTCGAGCCCGGTCTGCTGACCTGGCGTGACGTGGCCCGGGTGATGAGCGAGCGGCCCGCGGAGATCGTCGGTCTGCCCGATCAGGGCCGGCCGCTGGAGGTGGGCGAACCGGCCAATCTGACGGTGGTGGACCCGCAGGCGCGTTGGGTGGTGACCGGTGAGCAGCTGGCCAGCCGGTCGGCCAACACTCCGTATGAGGCGATGACCCTTCCTGCCACCGTCACCGCGACGCTGCTGCGCGGCCGGCTGACCGCACGTGACGGAAAGAGTCCGGCATGA
- a CDS encoding PH-like domain-containing protein, protein MNTPTMIASLIFAVVLVVLIGLVIRLMMRGWRHRGQLQEALIGTLPSVPDTVGPPTVAPTRGLYLGCTLAPKWNDRVVVGDLGYRTKAVLTRYPEGIMVQRSGARPIWIPQDSVVAVRTERGIAGRTIPPLPGRPHDGVLAIRWALPSGTEMDTGFRADDRAEHSRWLVGGEDAAPSEANERPELEDDQ, encoded by the coding sequence ATGAACACGCCCACGATGATCGCTTCGCTGATCTTCGCCGTCGTGCTGGTGGTGCTGATCGGGTTGGTGATCCGGTTGATGATGCGCGGCTGGCGGCACCGCGGTCAGTTGCAGGAAGCGCTGATCGGCACGCTGCCGTCGGTGCCCGACACGGTGGGCCCGCCCACCGTCGCCCCCACCCGCGGCCTGTATCTGGGCTGCACACTGGCGCCGAAGTGGAACGACCGGGTGGTGGTGGGCGACCTCGGCTATCGCACCAAGGCGGTGCTGACCCGTTACCCGGAGGGAATCATGGTGCAGCGCAGCGGCGCCCGGCCGATCTGGATTCCGCAGGACTCGGTCGTCGCGGTGCGCACCGAACGTGGAATCGCGGGCCGGACCATCCCGCCGTTGCCCGGTCGGCCTCACGACGGAGTGCTGGCGATTCGCTGGGCGCTGCCGTCTGGCACCGAGATGGACACCGGCTTCCGCGCCGACGACCGTGCCGAGCACTCCCGCTGGCTGGTCGGCGGCGAGGATGCGGCGCCAAGTGAAGCGAACGAGCGGCCCGAGTTGGAGGATGACCAATGA
- the carA gene encoding glutamine-hydrolyzing carbamoyl-phosphate synthase small subunit codes for MSNPGAAALVLEDGRIFTGRPFGAVGQSLGEAVFSTGMSGYQETLTDPSYHRQIVVATAPQIGNTGWNREDGESRDDKIWVAGYVVRDPSPRASNWRASSTLEDELVRQGVVGVAGVDTRTVVRHLRNHGSMKAGVFSGEALTAPEELVNRVREQPSMLGADLAGQVSTDAGYVVEPDVAHRFTVVALDLGIKTNTPRNFARRGIRSHVLPSSVDFASIAELKPDGVFLSNGPGDPATADHIVAVTREVLGAGIPLFGICFGNQILGRALGLNTYKMVFGHRGINIPVIDHATGKVAVTAQNHGFALEGEAGDVFDTDFGRAVVSHTCANDGVVEGVKLADGRAFSVQYHPEAAAGPHDAEYLFDQFVDLMAGEK; via the coding sequence ATGAGCAACCCAGGGGCGGCGGCCCTGGTCCTCGAGGACGGCCGGATCTTCACCGGAAGGCCGTTCGGAGCCGTGGGGCAGAGCCTGGGCGAGGCGGTGTTCTCCACCGGCATGTCCGGATACCAGGAGACGTTGACCGACCCCAGCTACCACCGGCAGATCGTGGTGGCCACCGCGCCGCAGATCGGCAACACCGGGTGGAACCGCGAGGACGGGGAGAGTCGAGACGACAAGATCTGGGTAGCCGGCTATGTGGTGCGCGACCCGTCGCCGCGGGCCTCGAACTGGCGCGCCAGCAGCACCCTGGAGGACGAACTGGTGCGTCAGGGCGTCGTCGGGGTGGCCGGTGTCGACACCCGCACCGTGGTGCGCCACCTGCGCAACCACGGCTCGATGAAAGCCGGGGTGTTCTCCGGTGAGGCGCTGACAGCGCCCGAGGAGTTGGTGAACCGGGTCCGTGAGCAGCCGTCGATGCTCGGCGCTGACCTCGCCGGGCAGGTCAGCACCGACGCCGGGTATGTGGTGGAACCCGATGTGGCACACCGGTTCACTGTTGTCGCGCTGGATCTGGGCATTAAGACCAACACGCCGCGCAACTTCGCCCGGCGCGGAATCCGCAGCCATGTATTGCCGTCGTCGGTGGACTTCGCCTCGATCGCCGAGCTGAAGCCCGACGGGGTGTTCCTGTCCAACGGGCCCGGTGACCCGGCCACCGCAGACCACATCGTCGCGGTGACGCGCGAGGTGTTGGGTGCCGGGATCCCGCTGTTCGGAATATGTTTCGGCAACCAGATTCTGGGCCGGGCGCTGGGCTTGAACACCTACAAGATGGTGTTCGGCCACCGGGGCATCAACATCCCGGTGATCGACCACGCCACCGGCAAGGTGGCGGTGACCGCGCAGAACCACGGATTCGCTTTGGAGGGAGAAGCGGGGGACGTCTTCGACACCGACTTCGGTCGGGCCGTGGTCTCTCACACCTGCGCCAACGACGGGGTTGTCGAGGGGGTCAAGCTCGCTGACGGCCGGGCGTTCTCGGTGCAGTACCACCCCGAAGCCGCGGCCGGGCCGCATGACGCGGAATACCTTTTCGACCAGTTCGTCGACCTGATGGCAGGGGAGAAGTAG
- the carB gene encoding carbamoyl-phosphate synthase large subunit yields MPRRTDLRHVLVIGSGPIVIGQACEFDYSGTQACRVLKAEGLQVSLVNSNPATIMTDPEYADNTYVEPITWEFVEKVLAQQAERGNKVDALLATLGGQTALNTAVALHEHGVLERYGVELIGADFEAIQRGEDRQQFKDIVAKVGGESARSRVCYTMAEVEETVAELGLPVVVRPSFTMGGLGSGLAASLDEVARMAGDGLAASPTANVLIEESIYGWKEFELELMRDGNDNVVVVCSIENVDPMGVHTGDSVTVAPAMTLTDREYQRMRDLGIAILREVGVDTGGCNIQFAVNPKDGRLIVIEMNPRVSRSSALASKATGFPIAKIAAKLAIGYTLDEILNDITKQTPACFEPALDYVVVKAPRFAFEKFPGADPRLTTTMKSVGEAMSLGRNFIESLGKVMRSLETDRAGFWTQPDPDGTAEDALARLRVPTEGRLYDIELALRLGASVEQVAEASGVDPWFVEQINGLVALRAEVVDTPVLDADLLRRCKFSGLSDHQIAALRPELAGEDGVRLLRTRLGIHPVFKTVDTCAAEFESTTPYHYSTFELDPAAETEVAPQDAKPKVLILGSGPNRIGQGIEFDYSCVHAAITLSQAGFETVMVNCNPETVSTDYDTADRLYFEPLTFEDVLEVYYAEQQSGAGGPGVAGVIVQLGGQTPLRLAQRLADAGVPIVGTTPEAIDLAEDRGAFGDVLTSAGLPAPRYGTATTFEQARRIASDIGYPVLVRPSYVLGGRGMEIVYDEETLRGYITRAALLSPEHPVLVDRFLEDAIEIDVDALCDGTEVYIGGIMEHIEEAGIHSGDSACALPPVTLGRSDIEKVRGATEAIAHGVGVVGLLNVQFALKDDVLYVLEANPRASRTVPFVSKATAVPLAKACARIMLGATIAGLRGEGLLAASGDGATVGPHAPIAVKEAVLPFHRFRRSDGSGIDSLLGPEMKSTGEVMGIDRDFGTAFAKSQTAAYGSLPADGTVFVSVANHDKRSLVFPVKRLADLGFRVLATEGTAEMLRRNGIPCEVVRKLFEEPDGTDPLPSAVDLIRAGEVDLVINTPYGNSGPRVDGYEIRSAAVSVNIPCVTTVQGAAAAVQGIEAGIRGDIGVRSLQELHSTLGGH; encoded by the coding sequence ATGCCGCGCCGTACCGACCTGCGCCACGTCCTGGTGATCGGCTCCGGGCCGATCGTGATCGGCCAGGCCTGCGAGTTCGACTACTCCGGGACCCAGGCGTGCCGGGTGCTCAAAGCCGAAGGCCTGCAGGTGAGCCTGGTCAACTCCAATCCGGCCACCATCATGACCGACCCGGAGTACGCCGACAACACCTACGTCGAGCCCATCACCTGGGAATTCGTCGAAAAGGTGCTCGCCCAGCAGGCCGAGCGCGGCAACAAGGTCGACGCACTGCTGGCCACCCTGGGCGGGCAGACCGCGCTGAACACCGCCGTCGCGCTGCACGAGCACGGCGTGCTGGAACGCTACGGGGTTGAGCTGATCGGCGCCGACTTCGAGGCGATCCAGCGCGGCGAAGACCGCCAGCAGTTCAAGGACATCGTCGCCAAGGTCGGCGGCGAATCGGCACGTTCCCGGGTCTGCTACACCATGGCCGAGGTCGAAGAGACCGTCGCCGAGCTCGGGCTGCCGGTCGTCGTTCGCCCCTCTTTCACCATGGGCGGTCTGGGTTCCGGGCTGGCGGCCAGCCTCGACGAGGTGGCCCGGATGGCCGGTGACGGGCTGGCCGCCTCACCGACGGCCAACGTGCTGATCGAGGAATCCATCTACGGCTGGAAGGAATTCGAGCTCGAGCTGATGCGCGACGGCAATGACAACGTCGTGGTGGTCTGCTCGATCGAGAATGTCGACCCGATGGGCGTGCACACCGGCGACTCGGTGACGGTCGCCCCGGCGATGACGCTGACCGACCGGGAGTACCAGCGGATGCGCGATCTGGGCATCGCGATCCTGCGCGAGGTCGGGGTGGACACCGGCGGGTGCAACATCCAGTTCGCGGTCAACCCGAAAGACGGCCGGCTCATCGTGATCGAGATGAACCCGCGGGTGTCACGGTCTTCCGCGCTGGCGTCGAAGGCCACCGGCTTCCCGATCGCCAAGATCGCCGCCAAGCTCGCCATCGGCTACACCCTCGACGAGATCCTCAACGACATCACCAAACAGACGCCGGCCTGTTTCGAGCCGGCGCTGGACTACGTCGTGGTCAAGGCGCCGCGCTTCGCGTTCGAGAAGTTCCCCGGCGCCGACCCGCGGCTGACCACCACGATGAAATCGGTGGGCGAAGCGATGTCGTTGGGCCGCAACTTCATCGAATCCCTCGGCAAGGTGATGCGCTCGTTGGAGACCGATCGTGCCGGGTTCTGGACCCAACCCGACCCGGACGGCACCGCTGAGGACGCGTTGGCCCGGTTGCGGGTCCCCACCGAGGGTCGGCTCTACGACATCGAACTGGCGCTGCGCCTGGGCGCGAGTGTCGAGCAGGTCGCCGAGGCGTCCGGGGTGGACCCGTGGTTCGTCGAGCAGATCAACGGCCTGGTGGCGCTGCGCGCGGAGGTCGTCGACACCCCGGTGCTTGACGCGGATCTGCTGCGGCGCTGCAAATTCAGCGGCCTGTCGGATCATCAGATCGCCGCACTGCGGCCGGAACTGGCCGGCGAGGACGGCGTGCGGCTGCTGCGGACCCGGTTGGGGATCCATCCGGTCTTCAAGACCGTCGATACCTGCGCGGCGGAGTTCGAATCCACAACGCCGTACCACTACAGCACTTTCGAGCTCGACCCGGCCGCAGAGACCGAGGTGGCCCCCCAGGACGCGAAACCCAAGGTGCTCATCCTCGGTTCCGGGCCGAACCGGATCGGCCAGGGCATCGAGTTCGACTACAGCTGTGTGCACGCGGCGATCACCTTGAGTCAGGCCGGGTTCGAGACGGTGATGGTCAACTGTAACCCCGAGACGGTGTCCACCGACTACGACACAGCCGACCGGCTCTACTTCGAACCGCTGACGTTCGAGGACGTGCTCGAGGTGTACTACGCCGAACAGCAGTCCGGGGCGGGCGGGCCGGGCGTGGCCGGCGTCATCGTGCAACTGGGCGGGCAGACCCCGTTGCGGCTGGCCCAGCGGCTGGCCGACGCCGGGGTGCCCATCGTCGGAACCACTCCGGAGGCCATCGACCTGGCCGAGGACCGCGGCGCGTTCGGCGACGTGCTCACCAGCGCCGGGCTGCCGGCGCCGCGGTACGGTACCGCGACCACCTTCGAGCAGGCTCGGCGGATCGCCTCCGACATCGGCTACCCGGTCCTGGTCCGGCCGTCGTACGTGCTGGGTGGGCGCGGCATGGAGATCGTCTACGACGAGGAGACGTTGCGCGGCTACATCACCCGGGCTGCGCTGCTGTCGCCGGAGCATCCGGTGCTGGTCGACCGGTTCCTGGAAGACGCCATCGAGATCGACGTCGACGCCCTGTGCGACGGCACCGAGGTCTACATCGGCGGGATCATGGAGCACATCGAGGAGGCCGGCATCCACTCCGGGGACTCGGCGTGTGCCCTGCCGCCGGTGACCCTGGGCCGCAGCGACATCGAGAAGGTGCGTGGGGCCACCGAGGCCATCGCCCACGGCGTCGGGGTGGTGGGGCTGCTCAACGTGCAGTTCGCCCTCAAAGACGACGTGCTCTACGTGCTGGAGGCCAATCCGCGCGCCAGCCGGACGGTCCCGTTCGTGTCCAAGGCCACCGCAGTTCCGCTGGCCAAGGCCTGCGCACGGATCATGCTGGGCGCCACCATCGCCGGGCTGCGGGGCGAGGGCCTGCTGGCCGCCTCCGGCGACGGCGCCACCGTCGGCCCGCACGCCCCGATCGCGGTCAAGGAGGCGGTGCTGCCGTTCCACCGCTTCCGCCGTTCGGACGGGTCCGGCATCGACTCGCTGCTCGGGCCCGAGATGAAATCCACCGGGGAGGTGATGGGCATCGACCGCGACTTCGGCACCGCGTTCGCCAAGAGCCAGACCGCTGCCTACGGATCGCTGCCCGCAGACGGCACGGTTTTCGTCTCCGTCGCCAACCACGACAAGCGTTCGCTGGTGTTCCCGGTCAAACGGCTGGCGGACTTGGGGTTCCGGGTCCTGGCGACCGAGGGGACCGCAGAAATGCTACGCCGCAACGGTATTCCCTGCGAGGTGGTCCGCAAGCTTTTCGAGGAACCCGACGGGACCGACCCGTTGCCGTCGGCGGTGGATCTGATCCGGGCCGGTGAGGTCGACCTGGTGATCAACACCCCATACGGCAACTCCGGTCCGCGGGTGGACGGCTACGAGATCCGCTCGGCCGCTGTGAGCGTGAACATCCCGTGTGTGACCACCGTCCAGGGCGCCGCCGCCGCGGTGCAGGGTATCGAGGCCGGGATCCGGGGCGACATCGGAGTGCGGTCCCTGCAGGAGCTGCACAGCACACTCGGCGGGCACTAG
- the pyrF gene encoding orotidine-5'-phosphate decarboxylase — protein sequence MVTGLGEFGTRLAEATAARGPLCLGIDPHPELLSAWGLPSTPDGLAAFSETCVAAFAGFAVVKPQVAFFESYGSAGYAVLERTIAALREAGVLVLADAKRGDIGSTMAAYAAAWAGESPLAADAVTASPYLGFGSLQPLLDTAAAHRRGVFVLAATSNPEGAGVQRAQAAGGRTVAQSIVDAAAEANRAGPGPGSIGVVVGATLREVPDLSALGGPVLLPGIGTQGGRPEGLAGLGGAASGTLLPAVSREVLRAGPGVAGLREAAERLRDAVAYLAG from the coding sequence GTGGTTACCGGGCTCGGGGAGTTCGGGACCCGGCTGGCCGAGGCGACGGCGGCCCGCGGGCCGCTGTGCCTGGGCATCGACCCGCATCCCGAACTGCTGAGCGCCTGGGGCCTGCCCTCGACACCGGACGGGCTGGCGGCATTCAGCGAGACCTGCGTCGCGGCGTTCGCCGGGTTCGCCGTCGTCAAGCCGCAGGTGGCGTTCTTCGAGTCGTACGGCTCGGCCGGCTACGCGGTGTTGGAGCGCACCATCGCGGCGCTGCGCGAGGCCGGCGTACTGGTGCTGGCCGACGCCAAGCGCGGTGACATCGGCTCGACGATGGCCGCCTACGCGGCGGCCTGGGCCGGCGAGTCGCCGCTGGCCGCCGACGCGGTGACCGCCTCGCCCTACCTGGGCTTCGGCTCGCTGCAGCCGCTGCTGGACACCGCCGCCGCGCACCGGCGCGGGGTATTCGTGCTGGCTGCCACCTCCAACCCGGAGGGGGCCGGCGTGCAGCGCGCCCAGGCGGCCGGCGGGCGCACCGTGGCGCAGTCGATCGTCGACGCGGCCGCCGAGGCGAACCGGGCGGGACCGGGACCCGGGTCCATCGGGGTGGTGGTCGGTGCCACGCTGCGCGAGGTGCCCGATTTGAGCGCCCTGGGCGGCCCGGTGCTGCTACCGGGCATCGGGACGCAGGGCGGGCGCCCGGAGGGGCTGGCCGGGCTGGGTGGCGCCGCCTCGGGCACGCTGCTGCCGGCGGTCTCCCGCGAAGTGCTGCGGGCCGGTCCCGGCGTCGCGGGGCTGCGTGAGGCGGCCGAGCGTCTACGCGACGCGGTGGCCTATCTGGCCGGGTAG
- the mihF gene encoding integration host factor, actinobacterial type — protein MALPQLTDEQRAAALEKAAAARRARAELKDRLKRGGTNLKQVLKDAETNEVLGKMKVSALLEALPKVGKVKAQEIMTELEIAPTRRLRGLGDRQRKALLEKFDFS, from the coding sequence GTGGCCCTTCCCCAGTTGACCGACGAGCAGCGCGCCGCCGCGTTGGAGAAGGCGGCGGCCGCACGTCGGGCCCGAGCGGAGCTCAAGGACCGGCTCAAGCGTGGCGGCACCAACCTCAAGCAGGTGCTCAAGGACGCCGAGACCAACGAGGTCCTGGGCAAGATGAAGGTCTCTGCGCTGCTGGAGGCGTTGCCGAAGGTCGGCAAGGTCAAGGCGCAGGAGATCATGACCGAGCTCGAGATCGCCCCCACCCGCCGGCTGCGCGGCCTGGGCGACCGGCAGCGCAAGGCGCTGCTGGAGAAGTTCGACTTCTCCTGA
- the gmk gene encoding guanylate kinase, with the protein MNAGGGPDSRHAGRVVVLSGPSAVGKSSLVRCLRDRVPDLYFSVSATTRAPRPGEVDGVDYRFVTPEEFDRLIEAGALLEWAEIHGGLQRSGTPAAPVAEATKAGRPVLIEVDLAGARAIKKALPEAVTVFVAPPDWESLQARLVGRGTESADVMQRRLTTARTELAAQGDFDEVVVNARLETACSELVSLLVESAPDAV; encoded by the coding sequence GTGAATGCCGGTGGAGGACCGGACAGCCGACACGCGGGGCGTGTGGTGGTGCTGTCCGGTCCATCCGCGGTCGGAAAGTCGAGCCTGGTCCGTTGCCTGCGCGATCGGGTGCCGGACCTGTATTTCAGCGTGTCCGCCACCACCCGGGCGCCGCGCCCCGGAGAGGTGGACGGCGTCGACTACCGCTTCGTGACGCCGGAGGAGTTCGACCGGCTGATCGAGGCCGGCGCGCTGCTGGAGTGGGCCGAGATCCATGGCGGCCTGCAGCGATCCGGCACTCCGGCCGCCCCGGTTGCCGAGGCGACCAAGGCCGGTCGGCCTGTCCTGATCGAGGTCGACCTGGCCGGTGCCCGGGCCATCAAGAAGGCGCTGCCGGAGGCCGTCACGGTGTTCGTGGCCCCGCCGGACTGGGAAAGCCTGCAGGCCAGACTGGTCGGACGCGGTACCGAATCCGCGGACGTCATGCAGCGCCGACTGACCACCGCGCGCACCGAGCTGGCGGCCCAGGGAGACTTCGACGAGGTCGTGGTCAACGCTCGATTGGAAACCGCCTGCTCAGAATTGGTATCCTTGCTGGTGGAATCCGCACCGGACGCAGTCTGA
- the rpoZ gene encoding DNA-directed RNA polymerase subunit omega gives MSTSQAASATKTPAGDADEFDPALIGGYDTPLGITNPPIDELLQRASSKYALVIYAAKRARQINDYYNQLGEGILEYVGPLVEPGLQEKPLSIALREIHGDLLEYTEGE, from the coding sequence GTGAGTACCTCGCAGGCCGCCTCGGCCACCAAAACGCCGGCAGGCGACGCCGACGAGTTCGACCCGGCGTTGATCGGCGGTTACGACACACCGCTCGGCATCACCAACCCGCCCATCGATGAGCTGCTGCAGCGCGCGTCGAGCAAGTACGCGCTGGTGATCTACGCGGCCAAGCGGGCGCGTCAGATCAACGACTACTACAACCAGCTCGGCGAGGGCATCCTCGAGTACGTCGGGCCACTGGTGGAGCCCGGCCTGCAGGAGAAGCCACTGTCGATCGCGCTGCGCGAAATCCACGGTGACCTGCTCGAATACACCGAAGGCGAGTAG
- the coaBC gene encoding bifunctional phosphopantothenoylcysteine decarboxylase/phosphopantothenate--cysteine ligase CoaBC produces MERKRIVVGVSGGIAAYKACTVVRQLAEAGHSVQVLPTESALRFVGAATFEALSGQPVHTGVFDDVPQVPHVAIGQQADLVVVAPATADLLARAVAGRADDLLTATLLTARCPVLFAPAMHTEMWQHPATRENVATLRARGAVVLEPASGRLTGTDTGPGRLPEAEEINTFASLLLERPDALPHDLAGCKVLVTAGGTREPIDPVRFIGNRSSGKQGYAVARVAAQRGAEVTLIAAHTAGLIEPAGVEVVHVSSAQQLHDAVTKHAPEAQVLVMAAAVADFRPARMAQAKIKKGPGEDDRPPTIDLVRNDDVLAGAVRARADGQLPHMRAIVGFAAETGDENGDVLFHARAKLQRKGCDLLVVNAVGDGRAFEVDHNDGWLLAADGTESALEPGSKTLMASRIVDAVVAFLAGG; encoded by the coding sequence GTGGAGCGCAAACGGATCGTCGTCGGCGTCTCCGGCGGTATCGCCGCATACAAGGCGTGCACGGTCGTCCGGCAGCTGGCCGAAGCCGGCCATTCGGTGCAGGTACTGCCGACTGAATCCGCTCTGCGGTTCGTCGGGGCGGCCACCTTCGAGGCGCTCTCGGGCCAGCCGGTGCACACCGGCGTGTTCGACGACGTTCCGCAGGTTCCCCACGTCGCCATCGGCCAGCAGGCCGACCTGGTGGTGGTGGCGCCGGCCACCGCCGATCTGCTGGCCCGCGCGGTCGCCGGCCGTGCCGACGACCTGCTGACCGCCACTTTGCTGACCGCCCGGTGCCCGGTGCTGTTCGCGCCGGCGATGCACACCGAGATGTGGCAGCATCCGGCCACCAGAGAGAATGTGGCAACGTTGCGAGCGCGCGGCGCGGTGGTTCTCGAACCCGCGTCGGGCCGGCTGACCGGCACCGACACCGGACCCGGCCGGCTGCCCGAGGCCGAGGAGATCAATACCTTCGCGTCGCTGCTGCTGGAGCGGCCCGACGCGCTGCCCCATGATCTGGCGGGGTGCAAGGTGCTGGTGACCGCCGGCGGTACCCGTGAGCCCATCGACCCGGTCCGGTTCATCGGCAATCGCAGCTCGGGCAAGCAGGGCTACGCGGTGGCGCGGGTGGCCGCCCAGCGCGGCGCCGAGGTCACGCTGATCGCCGCGCATACCGCCGGGCTGATCGAGCCGGCCGGAGTCGAGGTGGTCCACGTCAGCTCGGCGCAGCAGCTGCACGACGCGGTCACCAAGCACGCCCCCGAGGCGCAGGTGCTGGTGATGGCCGCCGCCGTCGCCGACTTCCGCCCGGCCCGGATGGCGCAGGCGAAGATCAAGAAAGGCCCGGGGGAAGACGACCGGCCGCCCACCATCGACCTGGTTCGCAACGACGATGTGCTCGCCGGTGCGGTCCGGGCACGTGCCGACGGCCAGCTGCCCCACATGCGCGCCATCGTCGGCTTCGCCGCCGAGACCGGGGATGAGAACGGCGACGTGCTGTTCCACGCCCGGGCGAAACTCCAGCGCAAGGGCTGCGATCTGCTGGTGGTCAACGCGGTGGGGGACGGCAGGGCGTTCGAGGTGGACCACAACGACGGGTGGCTGCTGGCCGCCGACGGAACCGAGTCCGCGTTGGAGCCCGGCTCCAAGACCCTGATGGCGAGCCGCATCGTGGACGCCGTCGTGGCGTTCCTGGCCGGCGGCTAG